The Aquiluna sp. KACHI24 genome contains a region encoding:
- the rpsL gene encoding 30S ribosomal protein S12 has protein sequence MPTIQQLVRKGRSPKVSKTKAPALKANPQQRGVCTRVYTTTPKKPNSALRKVARVKLSNGTEVTAYIPGEGHNLQEHSMVLVRGGRVKDLPGVRYKIIRGALDTQAVKNRQQARSRYGAKKGK, from the coding sequence GTGCCAACAATTCAGCAGTTGGTTCGCAAGGGTCGTAGCCCAAAGGTCTCAAAGACCAAGGCACCGGCACTGAAGGCAAACCCACAGCAGCGTGGCGTGTGCACCCGTGTGTACACCACCACCCCTAAGAAGCCAAACTCTGCGCTTCGCAAGGTTGCTCGTGTCAAGCTTTCAAACGGTACCGAGGTGACCGCTTACATTCCAGGTGAGGGCCACAACCTCCAGGAGCACTCAATGGTGCTAGTCCGTGGTGGTCGTGTGAAGGACCTACCTGGTGTTCGCTACAAGATCATTCGCGGTGCACTAGACACTCAAGCTGTTAAGAACCGCCAGCAGGCTCGCAGCCGCTACGGCGCAAAGAAGGGTAAGTAA
- the rpsG gene encoding 30S ribosomal protein S7 has product MPRKGPVAKRPVVSDPVYGSPVVSQLINKILLHGKKSLAEAIVYGALEGTNRKTGDDPVAILKKALDNIRPTVEVRSRRVGGSTYQVPVEVKSHRANTLAMRWLVMYAKQRREKTMTERLQNELLDASNGLGAAVKRREDTHKMAESNKAFAHYRW; this is encoded by the coding sequence ATGCCACGTAAAGGCCCAGTAGCCAAGCGCCCAGTCGTATCCGACCCGGTATACGGCTCACCAGTTGTTTCCCAGCTGATCAACAAGATCCTGCTGCACGGCAAGAAGTCTCTTGCTGAGGCCATCGTCTACGGTGCTCTTGAGGGCACCAACCGCAAGACCGGTGACGACCCGGTAGCAATCTTGAAGAAGGCACTGGACAACATTCGTCCAACCGTTGAGGTCCGCTCCCGCCGTGTTGGTGGTTCGACCTACCAGGTACCAGTCGAGGTAAAGAGCCACCGTGCGAACACCTTGGCTATGCGTTGGTTGGTTATGTATGCCAAGCAGCGTCGCGAGAAGACCATGACCGAGCGCCTGCAGAACGAGCTGCTAGACGCTTCCAACGGTCTAGGTGCAGCTGTGAAGCGCCGTGAGGACACCCACAAGATGGCAGAGTCCAACAAGGCCTTCGCTCACTACCGCTGGTAA
- the fusA gene encoding elongation factor G, which translates to MAQDVLTDLNKVRNIGIMAHIDAGKTTTTERILFYTGITHKIGEVHDGAATMDWMEQEQERGITITSAATTCFWNKNQINIIDTPGHVDFTVEVERSLRVLDGAVAVFDGKEGVEPQSETVWRQADKYNVPRICFVNKMDKLGADFYFTVKTIVDRLGAKPLVIQLPIGSESDFQGVVDLVEMRALTYRGDVEMGKAYDIEPIPADLQAKAEEYRAQLIEAVAETSEELMEKYFGGEELTVAEIKQGIRHLTVNSLMYPVLCGSAFKNKGVQPMLDAVIDYLPSPLDVPNVEGGDPRDEEKRLTRKPDPKEPFAALAFKVMSHPFFGRLTYIRVYSGAVESGAQVINSTKGRKERIGKLFQMHANKENPVDSVTAGHIYAAIGLKDTTTGDTLCDPDHQIVLESMTFPEPVISVAIEPKTKGDQEKLGLAIQKLAEEDPTFRVEHDHETGQTVISGMGELHLDILVDRMRREFKVEANVGKPQVAYRETIRRTVEKHDYTHKKQTGGSGQFAKVQIKLEPLEVEGDKTYEFVDAITGGRVPREYIPSVDTGIKDAMISGVLAGYPVVGVKATLLDGAYHDVDSSEMAFKIAGSMAFKEAARMAQPVLLEPMMSVEVRTPEEYMGDVIGDLNSRRGQIQSMDDASGVKVVRALVPLSEMFGYVGDLRSKTSGRAVYSMTFETYAEVPRNVADEIVQKAKGE; encoded by the coding sequence GTGGCACAAGACGTGCTCACCGACCTGAACAAGGTTCGCAACATCGGCATTATGGCTCACATCGACGCCGGTAAGACCACCACCACTGAGCGAATCCTGTTCTACACCGGTATTACCCACAAGATCGGTGAGGTGCACGATGGTGCCGCCACCATGGACTGGATGGAGCAGGAGCAGGAGCGCGGTATCACCATTACCTCGGCTGCAACCACCTGTTTCTGGAACAAGAACCAGATCAACATCATTGACACCCCAGGACACGTGGACTTCACCGTTGAGGTAGAGCGTTCACTTCGTGTTCTTGACGGTGCAGTTGCTGTGTTCGACGGCAAGGAAGGTGTTGAGCCTCAGTCTGAGACCGTTTGGCGCCAGGCTGACAAGTACAACGTTCCTCGTATCTGCTTCGTGAACAAGATGGACAAGCTCGGTGCTGACTTCTACTTCACCGTGAAGACCATCGTTGACCGTCTAGGTGCTAAGCCACTAGTTATCCAGCTACCAATCGGTTCAGAGAGCGACTTCCAGGGTGTTGTCGACCTAGTCGAGATGCGTGCACTTACCTACCGCGGTGACGTAGAGATGGGTAAGGCTTACGACATCGAGCCAATTCCAGCAGACCTTCAGGCCAAGGCCGAGGAGTACCGTGCACAGCTAATTGAGGCTGTTGCCGAGACTTCCGAGGAGCTAATGGAGAAGTACTTCGGTGGCGAGGAGCTAACCGTTGCTGAAATCAAGCAGGGTATTCGTCACCTAACCGTGAACTCCCTGATGTACCCAGTGCTCTGTGGTTCGGCTTTCAAGAACAAGGGTGTTCAGCCAATGCTGGACGCAGTTATTGACTACCTGCCATCACCGCTAGATGTTCCAAACGTTGAGGGTGGAGACCCTCGCGATGAGGAGAAGCGTCTAACTCGTAAGCCAGATCCAAAGGAGCCTTTTGCTGCTCTGGCCTTCAAGGTTATGTCTCACCCATTCTTTGGTCGTCTGACCTACATCCGCGTTTACTCGGGTGCAGTTGAGTCAGGTGCCCAGGTAATCAACTCAACCAAGGGCCGCAAGGAGCGCATCGGAAAGCTATTCCAGATGCACGCCAACAAGGAGAACCCAGTTGACTCGGTAACCGCAGGTCACATCTACGCGGCCATTGGTCTAAAGGACACCACCACTGGTGACACCCTTTGTGACCCAGACCACCAGATCGTTCTTGAGTCCATGACCTTCCCTGAGCCAGTGATCTCGGTTGCTATTGAGCCAAAGACCAAGGGTGACCAGGAGAAGCTAGGTCTAGCAATTCAGAAGCTAGCCGAAGAGGACCCAACCTTCCGTGTTGAGCACGACCACGAGACTGGCCAGACCGTTATCTCAGGTATGGGTGAGCTTCACCTAGACATCCTGGTAGACCGTATGCGCCGTGAGTTCAAGGTCGAGGCAAACGTAGGTAAGCCACAGGTTGCCTACCGCGAGACCATTCGTCGCACCGTTGAGAAGCACGACTACACCCACAAGAAGCAGACCGGTGGTTCTGGTCAGTTCGCTAAGGTGCAGATCAAGCTTGAGCCACTTGAGGTCGAGGGTGACAAGACCTACGAGTTCGTCGACGCCATCACCGGTGGTCGCGTTCCTCGTGAGTACATCCCATCCGTAGACACCGGTATCAAGGACGCCATGATTTCTGGTGTTCTAGCCGGCTACCCAGTTGTGGGTGTCAAGGCGACCCTTTTGGATGGTGCATACCACGATGTTGACTCGTCTGAAATGGCGTTCAAGATTGCCGGTTCGATGGCCTTCAAGGAGGCCGCTCGTATGGCACAACCAGTTCTGCTTGAGCCGATGATGTCGGTCGAGGTTCGTACCCCTGAGGAATACATGGGTGACGTAATCGGTGACCTGAACTCTCGTCGTGGGCAGATTCAGTCGATGGATGACGCATCCGGTGTGAAGGTAGTTCGCGCCCTTGTGCCACTGTCGGAGATGTTCGGTTACGTTGGTGACCTGCGTTCTAAGACCTCTGGACGCGCTGTGTACTCGATGACCTTCGAGACCTACGCCGAGGTTCCACGCAACGTCGCGGATGAAATCGTTCAGAAGGCAAAGGGCGAGTAG